One genomic window of Gossypium hirsutum isolate 1008001.06 chromosome D11, Gossypium_hirsutum_v2.1, whole genome shotgun sequence includes the following:
- the LOC121223275 gene encoding disease resistance-like protein DSC1 produces the protein MEHLKTLHLSGCFKVEYLPENLQQAESLEELDLSETSIKEPPSFFSKLKSLKVLSFIGCKGPSYKSRSNLPFLFKVIQGRRTNPIAPMLPLLSGLSSLRELNLRDCNLCKGDIPRDISGLSSLIHLDLSGNNFISIPASLTQLSKLSFLDLSNCNMCTLGEADIHGLSSLSYLYLRGNYFITIPLALTQLSRLKLLGLSNCKMLKSLPELLTSIANLRIDDCSSLEVVASPSKVRNLEDRGIIRAINCFKLAENINALTLLKKYLKAFANSRKKLDIMMPGSEIPEWFSQQKSDSSIKIPVPKDSQWIGVACCCIFVNNDASRDDEHTCCGVFIYFRNSEEASCNGSIFRGRNRREIDGSGWMVGKRYNEPIMKDHIFLRYWSRDKLYSHSWEDELYGHCETNNLWAPDCLDQKWDELEVRFTNLFGYGIKVKKCGVRIVYEKDLEEIKELQCHTTQSSPNFEHIHQHSAHNDGSTDSTSHIKRKANIYDEAEEEGPQPKRMQKFFNFMVRQQGKKH, from the exons ATGGAACATCTAAAAACTCTTCATCTTTCTGGTTGTTTCAAAGTTGAATATTTACCAGAGAATTTGCAGCAAGCAGAATCTTTGGAAGAGCTTGACTTGAGTGAAACATCCATAAAAGAACCACCATCCTTCTTTTCTAAATTGAAAAGTCTTAAAGTTTTGTCTTTCATTGGATGCAAGGGACCATCATATAAGTCACGATCAAATTTGCCTTTTCTTTTCAAGGTAATCCAAGGAAGAAGGACGAATCCCATAGCTCCGATGTTGCCTTTGTTGTCAGGTTTGAGTTCATTAAGAGAGCTAAATCTAAGGGACTGCAATCTTTGTAAAGGAGATATTCCACGTGATATTTCTGGTCTATCCTCTTTGATACATCTTGATCTTAGTGGTAACAATTTCATCAGCATACCTGCATCTCTTACTCAGCTCTCGAAGCTTTCGTTTCTTGATTTGTCAAATTGCAACATGTGCACACTTGGTGAAGCAGATATTCATGGTCTATCCTCTTTGAGTTATCTTTATCTTAGGGGTAACTATTTCATCACCATTCCTTTGGCTCTTACTCAACTTAGCAGGCTTAAGTTACTGGGATTATCAAATTGCAAGATGCTTAAATCGTTGCCAGAGCTTCTAACAAGTATAGCAAATCTGCGTATAGATGATTGCTCTTCACTTGAAGTAGTTGCAAGTCCATCAAAAGTGCGCAATTTAGAGGATAGGGGTATCATTAGAGCCATTAACTGCTTCAAATTGGCTGAGAATATCAATGCATTAACACTGCTGAAAAAATATCTTAAG GCATTTGCAAATTCAAGAAAAAAGTTAGATATTATGATGCCCGGAAGTGAAATCCCAGAATGGTTTAGCCAACAAAAAAGTGACTCTTCAATTAAGATACCCGTTCCGAAAGATAGTCAATGGATTGGAGTTGCTTGTTGCTGCATTTTTGTCAATAATGATGCTTCAAGGGATGACGAGCATACCTGTTGTGgagtatttatctattttagaaaTTCTGAAGAAGCCAGTTGTAATGGATCTATTTTTCGAGGTAGAAATCGTAGAGAGATTGATGGGAGCGGCTGGATGGTGGGTAAAAGATATAACGAGCCCATAATGAAAGATCACATTTTTCTTCGTTATTGGTCGCGTGATAAATTATATTCACATTCCTGGGAGGATGAATTATATGGTCATTGTGAAACCAATAATTTATGGGCACCAGATTGCTTAGATCAGAAATGGGATGAGCTTGAGGTGCGTTTCACAAATCTATTTGGATACGGAATTAAGGTGAAGAAGTGTGGTGTTAGAATAGTGTATGAGAAAGATTTggaagaaataaaagagttgcaGTGCCATACCACTCAATCTTCTCCAAATTTTGAACACATCCATCAACACTCTGCTCACAACGATGGATCAACAGATAGCACTTCGCACATAAAACGAAAAGCTAATATCTACGATGAAGCGGAGGAAGAAGGGCCGCAACCAAAACGGATGcagaaatttttcaattttatggtGCGCCAACAGGGGAAGAAGCATTAA